Below is a window of Fibrobacter sp. UWR2 DNA.
ACGTCGAGATGATCAACGAGCCGCAGGTGAATATCGTCACCCACGGTGCAAATGCTCTTTTCCAGGCCCTCAACGGCATCGAAGGCTGGAGCGTGATTCCGTTTGAAGAAGTGAACAACAACGAAGAAGTCAAGGCTTACTTCGAAAACAAGGACACCTTCGGCAAGATTGAAGATTTCGCCAACAAGGTTGCTCCCCGTGACGGCAAGCGTCTCGTCCCTGCAAGGGGCATGTACGAACTCTCCTTTGACAAGGTTTCTCCGTCTGGCGCCCACTGGGTGAACGGCGAACGCGTTGAAGCCCCGGTGCTCCGCGCCCTCGGCAAGATGTGCCAGTCCCTGAACGTCGACGCCATCGCAGTTGCTGAATATGCCTTCTTCTACGAAACCGGCATGATGACGAACATTACGAGGAACGTGACCCCGATCGTGTTCGTGAACGTGGTGCTGGTCGACAAGAACGGCGAGAAGATTCTGTACACCGACCGCGGCTGGACCAAGGTCGAAGGCAAGGAAAATGCCAAGGTTAATGGTGACTATGTGAACCTCCGCGAAGACAAGTCCGTGAAGGCCTACAATGCCGCCATCGACCAGATCATGGATGAGTTCCGCAAGGAAGCCGCAGGCAAGCTCGCCAAGTAATCCGGTTCGAACAAACTCACAAAATTTTTTTTCATCTCCCAAAAAAGTGGGAAGCTCGCTCTGCGAGTTTCCCATTTTTGCATTTAGGAGCACTGTTTAATAAGTTTTTGTTCGTGAAAGTAGTCTTTTTTCTTACTCCCCATTTTTTTCTTGACTGCGCGTATGCCCTGTGCTTATATTTGGCTCGGTTTTGGATGTTTGTTGGTTTGTTACTAACGTTTTTGGGGGTTAGAATGAATCCGCTTAATGAATTCGATGTGACGCTGCTTGTCGTCAAGCTTTTGTGTGTCGCGAGCGTCGCAGCGATTGCGTTTGGCTTTGCGTGCTGGCGGCTTTCCCGCCGTAAGGACGGTGTTGTTCCTGCACGCCGCAGGAAGCCGTGGGATGCCGCTTTCGACAAGTGGCTGAATCACGGCCACCACGACCTGAGCCATTCCTGATAGGCATTCCTGCAAGGTTTTAAAACGCCTGTCATGGGCTTTTTTGCCACGTTTTTGCGTGCGTCGGGGCAACTTGCCACCCGATAATTTGCTAAATTCGCATGCGTTAAATTATCATTGTAGCCGGGCCCGCGCTCGGCTGTTATAAAGGAACGTTATGAGCATAGTCGATACTGTCCTCCACAAGGTCTTTGGCACACCCCACGAACGCAAGGTGAAGCAGCTTCGCCCGGTAATCGAGAAGATCCACGCTGCCCGCATGGCGCTTGAAGCCCTGGACGATGCGGCACTTGCCGCGAAGAGCGCGGAATTCCGCGAGAAGCTGAACAACGGCGGTACGCTCGAGGATATCAAGGTCGACGCCTTTGCCGTGTGCCAGGAAGCCTGTGACCGCCGTCTGGGTATCTTCAACATCTTCAAGCCGGAATTTGGCTTTGACTTTAGCCGCCTTGGCCCCGAACTGCAGGATGCGGTGAACGATGCGAAGGCGGAACTTGCCAGCGGGAAGAACGAATGGGAAGTCTACCTGCCCGCGGCTCTCTATGCTAAGGTGCGTGAACTCTACCCGGAATCGGTGAAGCCGTTCCGCATGATGCCCTTTGACGTGCAGATGATCGGCGGCCTCGTGCTCCACGAGGGCGCGATTGCCGAAATGGCGACTGGTGAAGGTAAGACGCTTGCGGCAGCCCTGCCGGTCTACCTGAACGGTCTTAGTGGCCACGGTGTGCACGTGGTGACGGTGAACGACTACCTCGCCGGCCGTGACGCGAAGCAGATGGGCCTCGTTTACAAGTTCCTCGGGCTCACGGTGGGCCTCATCGTGAACGGTCTTGATTCCGAACAGCGCCGCACGAGCTACAACAGCGACGTGACCTACGGTACCAACAACGAGTTCGGCTTCGACTACCTGCGCGACAACATGGCGGTCGACCCGTCCCAGTTGGTGCAGCGCGAGCTCAACTTCTGCATTGTGGACGAAGTGGACTCCATCCTTATCGACGAAGCCCGTACTCCGCTTATCATCAGCGGCCCTGCCGAAGACGCTACCGACAAGTACTCGAAGGCGAACGAGATTGCCCAGAAGCTCGTGAAGAACAGGGACTTCGGCGTGGACGAGAAGGACAAGTACATCATGCTCACCGAGAAGGGCGTGAACCATGTCGAGAGCCTCCTCCAGATTACGAACCTCTACGGCGAGCACGCCGACTGGGTGCACTACATTGACCAGGCCCTGCGCGCATGGCACCTCTACGAGAAGGACGTGGACTACATCGTGCGCGATGGCGAGATCGTGATTGTGGACGAGAACACGGGCCGCCTCATGGAAGGCCGCCGCTACTCTAACGGCATGCACCAGGCTATCGAGGCCAAGGAAAAGGTGCAGATCCGCCGCGAGAACCAGACGCTTGCGACCATCACGTTCCAGAACTACTTCCGCATGTACAAGAAGCTCAGCGGTATGACCGGTACGGCAGAAACGGAAGCGACGGAATTCATCAAGATTTACAACATGAACACCTGGGTCATCCCGACTAACAAGCCCTGCATCCGCCAGGATCTGCAGGACATGGTGTACAAGAGCGAAGACGCCAAGTGGCGCGCCATCGTGGCCGAGATCAAGGAACGCCACGGCAAGGGCCAGCCGCTCCTCGTGGGTACGGCATCTATCGAAAAGTCCGAACATCTGCACGGACTTTTGGAAAAGGAAGGCATTCCGCACGAAGTGTTGAACGCGAAGAACCACGGCCGCGAAGCCGAGATTATCCAGTACGCTGGCTACAAGGACAAGGTGACGATTGCTACCAACATGGCCGGTCGTGGTACCGACATTGCCCTTGGCCCCGGAGTCACGGACCTGGGAGGCCTGCACGTGCTCGGCACGGAACGCCATGAATCCCGCCGTATCGACAACCAGCTGCGCGGCCGTTCCGGCCGTCAGGGCGACCCGGGTTCCAGCCAGTACTTCCTCAGCCTCGACGATAACCTGATGCGTATCTTCGGTGGCGACAGCGTGAAGAACCTGATGAACCGCTTTGGCGTGGGCGAGGACGAGGTGATTACGCACCCGATCGTGAGCCGTTCTATCCGTGGTGCACAGCGCCGCGTGGAAGGCCAGAGCTTCGATATCCGTAAGCACTTGCTCGACTACGATAACGTGATGAACGAGCAGCGCAAGGTGATTTACGGGCTCCGCCGCCGCATCTTGAACGGTGAGGACATTAGCCAGGAAATCATGGACCGCATCGAAGACGCTTGCGATATCAAGGTTTCCAACTACATCGTGGCGAAGAGCTACCCCGAGGACTGGAACCTCGAAGGCCTGCATACCGACCTGCAGCGCACGCTCGGCATGGAGTACAACCTCACGCTCGAAGAGGCGATGAAGAAGACTCCGGAGCAGGTGCTCGACGAAATCATCGGCATGTGCAAGGCCCGCTACGACAAGCTCGGCAAGATTATCCCGGAAGCCGATTTCCACAACATCGAACGCCGCTTCTTGCTCATGACGATCGACCAGGTGTGGAAGGAACACCTCTACGCGATGGACCAGTTGAAGGACGCCATCCGCTTCCACGGCTACGCCCAGAAGGACCCGCTGATGGTCTACAAGAACGAGGGCTTCAAGCTGTTCGAGGGCTGCCTCGAGAAGATTGCGACGCTCACGATGCTCCGCATCTTGAACATCCGCATCACGCTCCCGAACGGCATGACCGTTTCGCCGGACCAGCTGCAGCTCAAGAGCCAGGAACAGATTGATGCCGAGAAGAAGGCTGCCCAGGAAGCGGGCAAGGATGACTCTGCGAATAGTGAACAGCTGAGTGCCGAGGGTGCACAGGCCGCAGGCCTTGCAGGAACTGCCGCGCATTCCCAGAGCAACGCCATCACGGAAGACCAGCAGGCACAGCAGCCGATGTCGCAGTCCGCTTTGCCGGGAACGCGCCCGACGGTGCGCCGTACCTACACGAATCCGGCTATCCTGGAAGCGGCACGCCGCCGTGCACAGGCTGCCGGCCCGAAGCTCGGTCGCAATGACCCGTGCTGGTGCGGTTCCGGACTCAAGTACAAGAAATGCCACGGCAAGGACGTTGAGTAATTAGCAGTCGCGCCGGAGTTTGGAAAGTAGATATGCAGACGGCGAAAAGATTCTTTTGTCTTGAAGGTATCGATGGGTCGGGAAAGTCGACCCACATCGAGAAGCTGGCTACTGCCCTCGAGGCGGAAGGCTATTCCGTGGTGAAACTCCGCGAACCGGGTGGGGCGAAAGTTTCTGAACGCATCCGCGAGATTCTGTTGGACCCTGCGTTCAAGGGAATCATGAGCGACAAGGCGGAACTTTTGCTGTACAATGCCGCCCGCGCGCAGGTGATACACGAAATCATCCAGCCGGCGCTTGATGCAGGCAAGATTGTGATTGCCGACCGCTTTGCATGGAGCACGTTTGCCTACCAGGGATACGCCCGCGGGCTTGGCGCCGGCATGGTGCAGCAGCTTACGGAACTTACCTGTGGCGACTGCATTCCGGAACTCACCGTAGTGCTCGACCTGACAGTGGAACGGAGCCGCGCGCGCACCGCGAAGCGGGGCGAGGCACCCGATCGACTCGAGCAGGAGAAGGCCGACTTTTTCGAACGGGTGCGCCAGGGGTACCTGGCCGCGGCCCGTGAATACCCCGATTGCGTTGCGGCGGTAGATGCAGACCGGCCTCAAGAGGAAGTTTCTGCCGACATCTATAGGCTGGTGAAGTCGAGGCTTTAGTGATTTTCATTTTCATCCTTATTTTCGGAGTGATCTTCCTGTTCGTGAATTTGCGGCAGGTGGCCCCCGGAAACAAGGGAAGCATTTTGGCGGGTGCACTCGTAGTGCTCCTGCCTGTCTGCTTTATATTCCGCGACATGTTCTGGGCATGCGTCGGTCAGGCGTTCCTTTCGGTATGGCTGTGCGAGGCGCTGCTCCTGTATATTTGCTGGTGGATTTTCAGGCTGTGCCGCCGCGTTGCCGTGCGCAGGCCCATGCCAAAGCGCATAACGGTTATTGCCGCCCGCGTACTGCTTGCCGTATCGTTTGCGGTTACGGGCGTGATGTGTGCTGTGGGGTATTTCCACAACGAACATTACATCTTGCGTGAGTCGACTGTCGAACTGCACGTGGAAGGCTCGCACGTTCCCAGTCCCGATTCTTCTGTTGCACTTGATTCCGCGCAGGTCTCGCGCGATTCTACTGCGGGCGTTGTTCGTCCCGATTCCTTTGCTGCGCCCCGCAATTTTACGGCGCTCTTTTTCAGCGACTTGCATTTGGACCCGCTCATAAGGCGCGAGAAGGTGGAGCGCATGTTGCACGAGGCCGACAGCCTCAAGCCCGACTTGATACTTTTCGGCGGCGATTTTGCCGATATTCACGATTCCGTACTGACCAACCAGGGCTATGATACTTTGTTCGCAAAGTTCGCGGCCGCTGCCAAGGTAGGGGCTTTCGCTATCGGCGGCAATCACGAAGTCTATACGGAAGGTGCCGGTGCCGATATCGCGGGCTTTTTGCGCCGCGGTAGCTGGGTGTATTTGGAAGATTCAACCGTGTGTACGGAGGTCGCCTGCATTACCGGGCGCATGGACTTGCAGAAGGAGCGGGCCCTGGATGTAGAACGCAAGCCGCTTGCACTTCTTGAACCGGGCAATAAACTCCCCTGGCTGCTCATGGACCACCAGCCGAAGGGCCTTTCCGGTCCGGAGGATGCCGGCTATTCGGGCCGCCTGCCGGATATCGCGCTATCGGGCCATACGCACAAGGGCCAGTTCTTCCCGGGCACTGTCATCATTAATTGGGTATGGCGCCTTGCCTACGGGTTTGGCATGCTGGATTCTGTCCGGTGGCTTGTCAGCAGCGGGGTCGACAGCTGGGGCCCTCCGGTGCGCATCGGGAGCGATACCGAAATGTGGCTCCTGCATTTTGTACTTGATTAGGGCCGATAACCCCTAAAATGCGCATTTTTGCGGCAGAATTCGTGCGAAAACGAAAATTTTCCTGAAAAAACTTGTCAATTCGCGTTTTTAATGCGATATTAATGTAAAGCGCTTGGGTGAAGCGCGTTTTAAAGGAGTATTTATGTCGACAATCGCAGAACGCAAGTCCCAGAATCTTCCACGCTTCAAGAAGCCCGGTTGTGACGATGTCTACAGCCTGTTCGATGCATTCGTCAAGACGGCCCTCATGGATGACCGTGCTATAGACTTTTCGCAGGAGCCTACCCGTAGCGAAGATGGCTCGTTTGTGTTTGTGACCCGCGAAGAAAAATTCTCGGATATTGTCAAGGCGAATAGGGACAACGTTGTTGCAAAGGATTCGACAATTGACCTGGAAACCGTAAAGTCGCTCGCCCTTGCTCACTACACGTGGCTCTGGTCGCTTGGCTTCAAGGGTAACGGTAGTGCTGGCCTCTGGGATGCGCCTGCCTCTCCGAGCAACAAGAGGAAGGATATTCCGCTGGTTGCCGCCATTATTGAGCAGTTCGTAACCTGGGCCAAGAAGCCGGTATTTGCAGATGTCGCCGAAGCGAAGGCGGCTTTCCTGAAGTTCGTGCTCAAGACGCGCCGTACCGAGGCTGCGGGTATCCGTCACGGGCTCATGCACCTCTGCGACCCGGACCTCTACATCAACTTCTACAACGTCGACGAGAAGGTCGCCGTCATCAAGCAGCACTCTAAGTTCATCGAGAACTTCCAGCAGCAGCCGGTCAAGTACCGCTATACCAGTTACTACGAAGAACCGCGCAAGCCCTATTACGCCGAGTTTAGCGACGAGCAGGTGGCGCATATCTTTGACGTGCTGTCCATGATCCCTGCCGATGCCGGACTCGAATACGGGGCGTTCATGGCGCAGTTCTTTACCCCGCAGCTTCCCAGGAAGAACTCGGAAAATCTCAAGAAGCGCTGAAAGCGTACATCGATTGTAAATATTCCTAAAAAATTGACATTGAAAGCGATGACGAAACTGACTATATTTGGGACATCAAATTCAACCCCCAATCAAGGCAAAAATATGTCAGATCGTTTTATCGTGACCGGCAACTTCACCGATGACCCGTTCGCCATCGACATGGCCCAGTACATCGGCCTCCGTGAAGACATCTCCGACGTGGTCTCCCTGAAGACCTTCGCCAACTCCGAATTCTGCCCCCGCTACATGCTGGATGTGGACGACATGGAGCATATTGGCAAGCGTCTCGAAGGCAAGATTGTCTTGATTTGCTCGGTGTCGAACCATGAACGCAGCCGTAACGACTACGCCATGCGCAACTGCATTCTGGCCCGCGCCGCCAAGGACAACGGTGCAGAGCAGGTGGTGCTCGTTGAACCCGACCTGTTCTACAGCGCCCAGGACCGTGGCCCGCACCGCATTGGCCCTCTCGAGAAGGACCGCCCGGATATCGACTTGAAGAAGTTCGACGGCCAGGCCTTCACGAGCCTCCTTTACGCCGAACTCCTCAAGAAGTCCGGTGTCGACGCCGTGGTGACGGTGCACAACCACAGCATCAAGGTGCAGAACCTCTTCAACGAAATTTTCGAAGGTCACTTCCATAACCTCATCCCGACCGACGTCTACGCTCACTACATCAAGAGCAGCAACTTCGTGCAGACCGGCAAGGACGGCAACAACCTCGTGATTGTCTCCCCGGACAAGGGCGCCCGCCCGTTCATGAATGCCGTCTACGATGCCCTGCAGCTGCCCGAGTGCAAGCGCGTGGTGATGGACAAGGTCCGTACCGGCGAACGTGAAATCAGCATGACCTTCAATCCGGAACTTTCTGACATCAGCATCGAAGAAATCGAAGGCAAGGACGTGATCGTGTTCGACGACATGGTGCGCACGGGTACCACCATCGTGCAGTGCTGCGAACACATCAAGAAGGGCAACCCGAACCGCGTGTGCTTCGGCGTGACGCACTTCCATACCAGTGCCGAAGCTCGCGAAAAGCTGAACAGCCACGCCATCGACGAAATCCTCACGACCTCGACCCTCCCGGATATCATGAATCGTGACTGCCAGGGCCGCCTGCGCAAGAAGCTCACCGTGCTCAAGCTCGGCAAGTGGATTGCCCGCCACGTGATGCAGATGTACGGCATGGACGACGGCCGCTTCGAGAAGGACTTCTACAAGATCGATATGTCCTCGAAGAACCCGCGTTGGCCGCCTGTATTCTTCTAATTTCTTCTAATGAGATCGTTCGCGGTTAATTACTTTAGAGCCCCTGTTTAACAACAGGGGTTTTGTTGTTGCCCATAACAACGAAAAAAGCGTGTATTGCAATTGTATTATCCTATATGAAACGAAATAATGTATATATACAATACACCTGTTATACAACAACAAGGAGATAATATGTTTTCTAAGAAGGTGATTTTCCCCCTGGCCGCGATTGCGATGGCCTCTTTTGTCGCATGTGGCGACGATAGCTCCAGCTCTCCCTCCAAGGAAGCTCCTGCGAGCATCAAGAATTTTGTCGATAGCAAGGACCTTGCTTGCTCTGCAACCGATAACTTCTGCGCGAAGGTTTTCGTCGAGGAAATGCAGGACACTATCCAGTGCAGCGGCAAGTCTTGGGACATGATGGTCCTGGGCAAGCCGGTTGCCGGCTGTGAAGCTGCCGCCCCGGCCGCTGAGGAACCTGCTGCCGGCGAAGGCCCCGCTGCTGGTGAAGAACCTGCCGCCGGCGAGGAACCCCCTGCCGGTGAAGGCCCTGCCGCTGGTGAAGAACCTGCTGCCGGCGAAGGCCCTGTCGCCGGTGAAGAACCTGCTGCTGGCGAAGGCCCCGCCGCCGGTGAAGAACCCGCTGCTGGCGAAGGCCCCGCCGCCGGTGAAGAACCCGCTGCTGGTGAAGGCCCCGCCGCTGGCGAAGGTCCTGCCGCAGGTGGCAATGTCGTTTACTGCATTGTCCCGGGCGTTATGGGTGGCTGCGAGGAACTCCCCGCCGAAGCTGCCGCGATGTGCGAAACTACGCTCGAAGGCCAGCTCGTTGACGCTTGCCCCGCCGAATAATCTAGCACACGTCTAAAAACAGAAATGCGACTCGTTTATACGGGTCGCTTTTTGTTTCAGTTCACTGCTTGATGGATAAAACTGCCTACCCGACGATTAGGTCGATAATCAGGTAGATTGCCATCGCGATGCTACATGCGCTCACGAAATGCTGGATGAACTTGTTGCCTTTTTTGCGCTGTAAAAAGCTCCCGCAGTAGCCGCCGAGCCATGCGCCTGCGGCCATCACGATGGCGATGGGCCAGTCGATTTTGCCCGCGATGCCGAGCGCCGTGGTGCTGACAATCAGGAACACGTTGGTGAGCGCGTTCTTGAGTGCGTTCACGCGGATGGCGTCGAGCCCGGTGTATCGCGTGAGGGCGAAAATCTGTACGAATCCGACGCCCACCTGCACGATGCAGCCGTATATGGAAATGCATGCGAACCCGATGGCGCCTTTCCAGGTGAGTTTTTCGGGAGGTGTCGCGGGCGGTTTGCCGAGGATGTCCTTGCGCAGGTTGCTCATCACGACGACGACGCAGATGACGACGGCGAGGATTGCCTGGAACATCTTGTCGCCGATATGCACCAGGAAGCAGGCGCCGATTCCCGTGCCCACGATGGTGGGGATGAGCAGTTGCAGGAATATCTTCTTGTTCAGGTAGCCGTGCTTCATCAGGTTGAAGGCGCTGCTGCAGTTCCCGATGATGAGGCCTATTCGGTTGGTGCCGTTCGCGACGGTCGCGGGCATGCCGAGGAATATCATGATGGGCAGGCTAAGCGTGGAGCCGCCGCCCGCGATGCTGTTGATGAGGCTTACGATGGCGCCAAGTACGAAAAATGCGGGATACTGCGCGTAGTCCCACCAGGGCGCGTTTATCATTTGGCGATTTCCTTCTCGAGGAACTGCTTGTTGTCAAGCACTTTCTGTTTTTGCCCGTATTCCGGATATTCGCCGAGGCACTTGTCGAGCGGGGCGATGGCATCCTGGAGGAGCTTCTTTTTCTTGGCGGCGTCCTTCTGCTTTTGTGCCTTCGTGAAAATCTGCGAAGTGGTTTTGCGTTGGGCGTTGCAGAATGTGTTTGCGAGTTCCTGGTACTTGTCGTTAGCTTCTTTGCGGAGCTTGCTGGCCTTTAACTTGTTCAAAGCGGCCTTCGCTTCGCCGTACTTGCCCGCCTTTATGAGTTCGTCGGCCTTCGCGAGAGCCTGTGCGGGGTCGTGGCTTTCCCAGTACTTTGCCGCCTCGGAATTGGTTGCGGCAGCAAGGCCTGCGATGTAGTCAATAAGCGCCTGGATATGCAGTTCGTTTTCAAAGTCGCGGTAGCGCATCTGCAGTTCGGTTGCCTTCTTCTGCGCTTCGGCGAATTGCGCCTGGTTGTCGGCGAGCGCCTTTATGG
It encodes the following:
- the secA gene encoding preprotein translocase subunit SecA; translated protein: MSIVDTVLHKVFGTPHERKVKQLRPVIEKIHAARMALEALDDAALAAKSAEFREKLNNGGTLEDIKVDAFAVCQEACDRRLGIFNIFKPEFGFDFSRLGPELQDAVNDAKAELASGKNEWEVYLPAALYAKVRELYPESVKPFRMMPFDVQMIGGLVLHEGAIAEMATGEGKTLAAALPVYLNGLSGHGVHVVTVNDYLAGRDAKQMGLVYKFLGLTVGLIVNGLDSEQRRTSYNSDVTYGTNNEFGFDYLRDNMAVDPSQLVQRELNFCIVDEVDSILIDEARTPLIISGPAEDATDKYSKANEIAQKLVKNRDFGVDEKDKYIMLTEKGVNHVESLLQITNLYGEHADWVHYIDQALRAWHLYEKDVDYIVRDGEIVIVDENTGRLMEGRRYSNGMHQAIEAKEKVQIRRENQTLATITFQNYFRMYKKLSGMTGTAETEATEFIKIYNMNTWVIPTNKPCIRQDLQDMVYKSEDAKWRAIVAEIKERHGKGQPLLVGTASIEKSEHLHGLLEKEGIPHEVLNAKNHGREAEIIQYAGYKDKVTIATNMAGRGTDIALGPGVTDLGGLHVLGTERHESRRIDNQLRGRSGRQGDPGSSQYFLSLDDNLMRIFGGDSVKNLMNRFGVGEDEVITHPIVSRSIRGAQRRVEGQSFDIRKHLLDYDNVMNEQRKVIYGLRRRILNGEDISQEIMDRIEDACDIKVSNYIVAKSYPEDWNLEGLHTDLQRTLGMEYNLTLEEAMKKTPEQVLDEIIGMCKARYDKLGKIIPEADFHNIERRFLLMTIDQVWKEHLYAMDQLKDAIRFHGYAQKDPLMVYKNEGFKLFEGCLEKIATLTMLRILNIRITLPNGMTVSPDQLQLKSQEQIDAEKKAAQEAGKDDSANSEQLSAEGAQAAGLAGTAAHSQSNAITEDQQAQQPMSQSALPGTRPTVRRTYTNPAILEAARRRAQAAGPKLGRNDPCWCGSGLKYKKCHGKDVE
- the tmk gene encoding dTMP kinase, coding for MQTAKRFFCLEGIDGSGKSTHIEKLATALEAEGYSVVKLREPGGAKVSERIREILLDPAFKGIMSDKAELLLYNAARAQVIHEIIQPALDAGKIVIADRFAWSTFAYQGYARGLGAGMVQQLTELTCGDCIPELTVVLDLTVERSRARTAKRGEAPDRLEQEKADFFERVRQGYLAAAREYPDCVAAVDADRPQEEVSADIYRLVKSRL
- a CDS encoding metallophosphoesterase, yielding MIFIFILIFGVIFLFVNLRQVAPGNKGSILAGALVVLLPVCFIFRDMFWACVGQAFLSVWLCEALLLYICWWIFRLCRRVAVRRPMPKRITVIAARVLLAVSFAVTGVMCAVGYFHNEHYILRESTVELHVEGSHVPSPDSSVALDSAQVSRDSTAGVVRPDSFAAPRNFTALFFSDLHLDPLIRREKVERMLHEADSLKPDLILFGGDFADIHDSVLTNQGYDTLFAKFAAAAKVGAFAIGGNHEVYTEGAGADIAGFLRRGSWVYLEDSTVCTEVACITGRMDLQKERALDVERKPLALLEPGNKLPWLLMDHQPKGLSGPEDAGYSGRLPDIALSGHTHKGQFFPGTVIINWVWRLAYGFGMLDSVRWLVSSGVDSWGPPVRIGSDTEMWLLHFVLD
- a CDS encoding ribose-phosphate pyrophosphokinase — encoded protein: MSDRFIVTGNFTDDPFAIDMAQYIGLREDISDVVSLKTFANSEFCPRYMLDVDDMEHIGKRLEGKIVLICSVSNHERSRNDYAMRNCILARAAKDNGAEQVVLVEPDLFYSAQDRGPHRIGPLEKDRPDIDLKKFDGQAFTSLLYAELLKKSGVDAVVTVHNHSIKVQNLFNEIFEGHFHNLIPTDVYAHYIKSSNFVQTGKDGNNLVIVSPDKGARPFMNAVYDALQLPECKRVVMDKVRTGEREISMTFNPELSDISIEEIEGKDVIVFDDMVRTGTTIVQCCEHIKKGNPNRVCFGVTHFHTSAEAREKLNSHAIDEILTTSTLPDIMNRDCQGRLRKKLTVLKLGKWIARHVMQMYGMDDGRFEKDFYKIDMSSKNPRWPPVFF
- a CDS encoding sulfite exporter TauE/SafE family protein, with the translated sequence MINAPWWDYAQYPAFFVLGAIVSLINSIAGGGSTLSLPIMIFLGMPATVANGTNRIGLIIGNCSSAFNLMKHGYLNKKIFLQLLIPTIVGTGIGACFLVHIGDKMFQAILAVVICVVVVMSNLRKDILGKPPATPPEKLTWKGAIGFACISIYGCIVQVGVGFVQIFALTRYTGLDAIRVNALKNALTNVFLIVSTTALGIAGKIDWPIAIVMAAGAWLGGYCGSFLQRKKGNKFIQHFVSACSIAMAIYLIIDLIVG